The Denticeps clupeoides chromosome 5, fDenClu1.1, whole genome shotgun sequence genome includes a region encoding these proteins:
- the nipblb gene encoding nipped-B-like protein B isoform X8, translating to MNGDMPHVPITTLAGISSLTDLLNQLPLPSPLPATTTKSLLYNGRIADDVNCLLAVRDETLVSQLAHSLSQVSTEHIELKDNLGSNDPEGDLPVLLQTVLSRNPNIFREKSIMQQQMVTQYKMSQNSMHGSPASTNYQQTTISHSPSSRFVPPQTGSGTRFMPQQNSPVPSPYAPQSPASYMQYPQPPSYPQHQQIQQVSVSSPMVPSGMRNMHDSKVTGQMSGNSSNHTRHESSEDYMNVVHRTMGSGDSDSSLRNTFPLRSPQSVCSPAGSEGTPKTGSRPPLILQSPPPYTSPRNASDLLLDSPDRKKKQKKMGKEEREQGDKSTMYDIVSSPSKDSTKLTLKLSRVKSSEVDTSAGLLPGVEHSSDAESELPFNSLQYSRSTQDPTQSLVTSQCLPSGEQTAYQQVPVLQNTPKQMGAVTGTPYDEAEMDALAEIERIERESAIERERCSKEVQDKDKPLKKRKQDSYPQEPGAGGAAGAMGGSAGGGVNAGNKPVLQEDTATSNGSSRPALMVSINLQDTSRVDSHLELSAPVPSAGLESQRWSEESSESVLRLRTKVDTGVKNADGRPEIIKQRIETPQKQSPDRRAETPKHKHDRRDSSGKLSSSDKKPDVSKHRHDGKSDSVKNRTEASRRSESSDGHRENRLKDHERDRDNDGSRIRRPDTPKSSSKGEHDRHRRDRDRERDRDREKKHRTDSAGHWEKRSSEQSSRPDSHRVKQERDGHGGSDSSHHRSDRPGIKEERRGGDGSRSRPDGHKQSSSDSRTRELPSFLLGGKSGALKNFVIPKLKRDKDGNVSADLRRAEGWSEPCVKLERIGLDKDFNKGAKPVVVLQKLSIDEVQKILREQDDRNARSSKSSKNRPSYGKSTKGGYDESVLKGLPPHLIEEIESTMPLCERVKMNKRKRSTVNEKPKYAEVSSDDEGEAYRDSSRKRHKKDKDKDKTWESEDRERRGSGEHRRSGFFQEGRRGSGSKYRDHSPDYSDRESPPPSMSDIAKKLKKKEKQKRRKAYEPKLTSEEMMDSSTFKRFSASLDNILDNLDDVDFTALANDDEIPQELLLGKHQLSELASESAKIKAMGITFRLPSDKLVKVLNILEKNVQDGAKLTTLMNHDNDAEEEEKLWRDLIMERVTKSADACLISLNIMTSPHMPKAVYIEDVIERVLQYTKFHMQNTLYPQYDPVYRVDPHGGGMLSSKAKRAKCSTHKQRVIVMLYNKVCDIVSNISELLEIQLLTDTTILQVSSMGITPFFVENVSEMQLCAIKLVTAVFSRYEKHRQLILEEIFTSLARLPTSKRSLRNFRLNSSDVDGEPMYIQMVTALVLQLIQCVVHLPSDKDIEDEYDKKVDQDVLITNSYETAMRTAQNFLSVFLKKCGSKQGEEDYRPLFENFVQDLLSTVNKPEWPAAELLLSLLGRLLVHQFSNKQTEIALRVASLDYLGTVAARLRKDAVTSKMDQRSIDRILRDSSFSDETQQLQKALLDYLDENVENDPSLMFARKFYIAQWFRDTTTETEKAIKNQNQKDDDSSEGQHHAKEIETTGEIMQRAETRKKFLRSIVKTTPSQFSKLRLNTDTVDYEDSCLIVRYLASMRPFAQSFDIYLTQILRVLGESAIAVRTKAMKCLSEVVAVDPSILARSDMQRGVHGRLMDNSTSVREAAVELLGRFVLSRPQLTEQYYDMLIERILDTGISVRKRVIKILRDICLEQPTFHKITEMCVKMIRRVNDEEGIKKLVNETFQKLWFTPTPNHDKETMTRKILNITDVVSACKDTGYDWFEQLLQNLLKTEEDASYKPTRKACVQLVDNLVEHILKYEESLADCESKEVNSNRLVACITTLYLFSKIRAQLMVKHAMTMQPYLTTKCNTQSDFMVICNVAKILELVVPLMEHPSETFLTTIEEDLMKLIIKYGMTVVQNCVSCLGAVVNKVTHNYKFVWACFNRYYGALNKLKTQHQEDSNNTVVLSNKPALLRSLFTVGALCRHFDFDREEFKGNNKVVIKDKVLELLLYFTRNEDEEVQTKAIIGLGFLFIQYPGLMFVQDVKSLYNGILSERKRSVNLKIQVLKNLQTYLQEEDSRMQEADREWNKLSKQEDLKEMGDISSGMSSSIMQLYLKQVLEAFFHTQSSVRHFALNVIALTLNQGLIHPVQCVPYLIAMGTDPEPTMRNKADQQLVEIDKKYTGFIHMKAVAGMKMSYQVQQAIMTSKCAIIRGFRQDETHSALCSHLFTMVRGNRQHRRAFLISLLNLFDDNAKTDVNMLLFIADNLACFPYQSQEEPLFIMHHIDIMLSVSGSNLLQSFKESLLKEPRPLEKREKPRDKYRMVEAEEPNSSRSNSSDEDDEVVRRPKKRAMVEVNSDSDSDVEMEDVDKVMQRLPDNPVPLLDFANASQGILLLLVLKQHLKNLYGFSDSKIQKYSPTESAKVYDKAVNRKANVHFKPRQTLEFLANDLSNANISYDIKRRIVRQYLDFKVLMEHLDPDEEDEEGEASASANARNKAINALLGGSSPKNNLADTEDDESDGDEKTPGSSRRSRKGGDHSEASGHLNESVEAMDVIAICCPKYKDRPQIARVIQKTSNGYSVHWMAGSYSGTWAEAKKRDGRKLVPWVDTIKESDIIYKKIVLTSSHKLTNKTVQTLRSLYAAKEGTSS from the exons ATGAATGGGGATATGCCTCATGTTCCCATCACCACTCTTGCTGGGATTTCTAGCCTCACAGACT TGTTAAATCAGCTGCCTCTACCTTCCCCTCTCCCTGCCACCACCACTAAGAGCCTGCTGTACAATGGGAGGATTGCAGACGATGTTAACTGCTTGCTGGCAGTTAGAGATGAGACCCTAGTATCACAACTTGCCCACAGCCTCAGTCAGGTCTCCACTGAGCACAT AGAGCTAAAAGACAACCTGGGTAGCAATGACCCAGAAGGAGACCTTCCGGTGCTGCTGCAGACAGTTCTGTCAAGGAACCCCAACATCTTCAGGGAGAAAA GTATCATGCAACAGCAAATGGTTACCCAGTATAAGATGTCTCAAAATTCCATGCATGGAAGCCCAGCATCTACAAACTACCAGCAAACCACTATTTCACACAGCCCTTCCAG TAGATTTGTTCCTCCACAGACAGGTTCTGGGACCAGGTTCATGCCTCAGCAGAACAGCCCAGTGCCCAGCCCCTACGCGCCACAGAGCCCCGCCAGCTACATGCAGTACCCTCAGCCTCCCAGCTACCCTCAGCATCAACAGATCCAGCAAG TGTCAGTTTCCAGTCCCATGGTGCCTAGTGGTATGAGGAATATGCATGACAGTAAGGTCACAGGCCAAATGTCAGGCAACTCGTCAAACCACACCAGGCATGAATCCAGTGAAGACTACATGAATGTAGTTCACAGAACTATGGGCAGCGGG gACAGTGACTCTTCCTTGAGAAACACTTTCCCTCTTCGATCACCCCAGTCTGTCTGTTCTCCTGCTGGAAGTGAAGGCACCCCCAAAA CTGGGTCCCGACCACCACTCATTCTACAGTCTCCGCCTCCATATACTTCACCTCGAAATGCCTCGGATCTCCTGCTTGACTCCCCTGACcgcaaaaagaaacagaaaaagatgGGTAAAGAAGAACGAGAGCAGGGTGACAAGAGCACCATGTACGACATTGTCAGTTCCCCCTCCAAAGACTCCACCAAGCTGACTCTGAAACTGTCACGGGTGAAGTCATCGGAGGTGGACACATCTGCAGGGCTGCTGCCAGGTGTGGAGCACAGCTCAGATGCAGAGAGTGAGCTGCCCTTCAACAGCCTTCAGTACTCACGTAGCACACAAGACCCCACACAGAGCCTTGTCACATCCCAGTGCCTCCCCTCCGGGGAGCAGACAGCCTATCAGCAGGTTCCTGTGCTCCAGAACACACCAAAGCAGATGGGTGCAGTCACCGGCACCCCCTACGATGAAGCGGAAATGGACGCTTTGGCTGAAATTGAAAGGATAGAGCGTGAATCAGCCATTGAGCGGGAGAGGTGCTCAAAGGAGGTCCAGGACAAAG ACAAGCCATTGAAGAAGCGGAAACAGGACTCGTACCCTCAGGAgcctggtgctggtggtgcGGCAGGAGCCATGGGAGGTTCAGCGGGGGGAGGGGTCAATGCTGGAAACAAACCTGTACTTCAGGAGGACACTGCTACGAGTAACGGATCCAGTCGGCCAGCCCTGATGGTCAGCATAAACTTACAAGACACCAGCAGAGTAGACAGCCATCTGGAACTCTCTGCGCCTGTTCCCTCAGCTGGTCTGGAGTCTCAGAGGTGGTCTGAAGAAAGCTCAGAATCGGTTTTACGTCTCCGAACGAAGGTGGACACGGGGGTGAAGAATGCTGATGGTCGGCCAGAGATCATTAAGCAGCGGATCGAAACGCCCCAAAAGCAAAGCCCAGATAGGCGAGCAGAAACACCTAAACACAAACATGACCGGCGAGACTCTTCAGGCAAGCTGTCCTCGTCAGATAAGAAGCCTGATGTGTCAAAGCATAGGCATGATGGGAAGTCAGATTCCGTGAAGAACCGTACTGAGGCATCCCGCCGCTCTGAGTCTTCTGATGGCCACAGAGAGAACAGGCTCAAAGACCACGAGAGAGATCGAGACAATGATGGTTCACGCATCCGCCGGCCTGACACCCCTAAATCCTCTAGCAAAGGCGAGCATGATCGACACAGACGAGACCGAGATCGTGAACGTGACCGggacagagaaaagaagcacaGGACTGATTCCGCAGGGCACTGGGAAAAGCGTTCCTCAGAGCAGAGCTCTCGGCCTGATAGCCATCGCGTGAAGCAGGAAAGGGACGGGCATGGAGGCAGCGACTCCAGCCATCATCGGTCAGATCGGCCTGGCATAAAAGAAGAGAGACGGGGCGGAGATGGCAGCAGGAGCCGTCCAGACGGGCACAAGCAGTCATCTTCTGACAGCAGAACCAGAGAGCTCCCTTCTTTCCTTCTGGGGGGCAAGTCTGGAGCGTTGAAGAACTTTGTCATTCCCAAACTAAAGCGGGACAAGGATGGGAATGTGTCTGCAGACCTGCGGCGAGCAGAGGGCTGGAGTGAACCTTGTGTGAAGCTAGAGAGAATAGGCCTGGATAAGGACTTCAATAAAGGAGCCAAACCTGTGGTGGTGCTACAGAAACTGTCAATTGATGAGGTGCAGAAGATTCTCAGGGAGCAAGATGACCGGAATGCTCGTAGTTCCAAGTCAAGCAAAAACAGGCCTTCCTATGGAAAGTCCACGAAAG GGGGCTATGATGAATCAGTGTTGAAGGGGCTGCCACCCCACCTGATAGAAGAGATCGAATCCACCATGCCTTTGTGTGAGAGGGTGAAGATGAACAAACGTAAGCGCAGCACAGTCAATGAGAAGCCGAAGTATGCAGAGGTCAGCTCAGATGATGAGGGCGAGGCCTACAGAGACT CTTCACGGAAACGGCACAAAaaggacaaggacaaggacaagaCATGGGAGagtgaagacagagagagaagagggtCTGGTGAGCATAGACGGAGCGGATTTTTCCAAGAAGGCCGCAGAGGTTCTGGAAGCAAATACCGTGATCATAGCCCTGATTACTCTGACAGGGAATCTCCACCACCCAGCATGAGTGACA ttGCCAAAAAATTgaagaaaaaagagaagcagAAAAGGCGAAAGGCCTATGAACCGAAGCTGACTTCAGAAG AAATGATGGATTCATCCACGTTCAAAAGGTTTTCAGCAAGTCTGGATAACATTCTTGATAACCTTGATGATGTGGACTTCACAGCATTAG CTAATGATGATGAAATTCCACAAGAACTTCTTTTGGGGAAACACCAGCTGAGTGAACTGGCCAGTGAATCGGCCAAAATTAAAGCCATGGGGATTACTTTCAGG CTTCCATCTGATAAGTTAGTAAAGGTGTTGAACATCTTGGAGAAAAATGTTCAGGATGGGGCCAAGCTTACTACACTAATGAATCAT GATAATgatgcagaggaagaggaaaaactATGGCGTGACCTCATCATGGAAAGAGTGACCAAGTCTGCAGATGCTTGTTTGatctctctgaacatcatgacCTCTCCTCACATGCCCAAGGCCGTGTACATTGAAGATGTTATTGAACGAGTCCTGCAGTACACAAAGTTTCACATGCAGAATACCCTTTACCCCCAGTATGATCCTGTCTACAGAGTGGATCCACATGGAG GTGGAATGTTGAGCTCCAAAGCAAAGCGTGCTAAATGCTCTACGCACAAGCAGAGAGTGATTGTTATGCTTTACAACAAGGTGTGCGACATAGTCAGCAACATATCTGAGCTGCTGGAGATCCAGCTGCTGACGGACACTACAATTCTTCAG GTCTCTTCTATGGGCATCACTCCATTCTTTGTGGAGAACGTTAGCGAAATGCAGCTGTGTGCCATTAAGCTAGTGACAGCG GTGTTTTCACGCTATGAGAAACACAGACAGTTGATCCTGGAGGAGATCTTCACATCCCTTGCTAGACTACCCACCAGCAAGCGGAGCCTTAGGAACTTCCG GCTGAACAGCAGTGATGTAGATGGGGAGCCAATGTACATACAAATGGTGACTGCCCTGGTGCTTCAGCTCATCCAGTGTGTGGTGCATCTTCCCTCTGACAAGGACATAGAGGATGAGTATGACAAGAAG GTGGATCAAGATGTACTCATCACAAACTCATATGAGACTGCAATGAGGACCGCTCAGAATTTCCTTTCTGTGTTTCTGAAAAA ATGTGGAAGTAAGCAAGGAGAGGAAGACTACAGACCGCTGTTTGAGAACTTTGTCCAGGATCTTCTCTCAACGGTCAATAAGCCTGAATGGCCAGCAGCTGAACTGCTGCTCAGTCTGCTCGGAAGGCTGCTG GTGCATCAGTTCAGCAATAAGCAGACAGAGATTGCCCTGAGAGTGGCATCTTTGGACTACTTGGGGACAGTGGCAGCACGGCTCCGTAAAGATGCAGTCACTAGTAAGATGGACCAGCGTTCTATTGACCGCATTCTTCGAGAT AGCTCCTTTAGTGATGAGacccagcagctgcagaaggCCCTTTTGGACTATCTGGATGAGAATGTTGAAAATGATCCATCACTGATG TTTGCACGGAAGTTCTATATAGCTCAGTGGTTCAGGGACACCACTACTGAGACAGAGAAAGCAATCAAGAATCAAAACCAGAAGGATGACGATTCGTCTGAGGGCCAGCACCACGCCAAGGAAATTGAAACAACTGGAGAGATAATGCAGAGGGCCGAGACGAGGAAGAAATTTCTGCGGTCCATTGTTAAGACCACACCCTCACAGTTCAGCAAACTGAG gttGAACACAGACACTGTGGACTACGAAGACTCCTGCCTGATTGTGCGATATTTGGCCTCCATGAGGCCGTTTGCACAGagttttgatatttatttaacacAG attttgaGAGTACTGGGAGAAAGCGCAATTGCTGTCAGGACTAAAGCAATGAAGTGTCTGTCTGAAGTGGTGGCAGTGGACCCAAGCATCCTGGCCCGG TCGGACATGCAGCGTGGGGTCCATGGTCGTCTTATGGATAACTCTACCAGTGTGCGCGAGGCTGCTGTGGAACTGCTGGGGCGCTTTGTGCTCAGTCGACCCCAGCTGACTGAGCAATACTATGATATGCTCATTGAAAGGATATTG GACACTGGCATCAGTGTGAGGAAAAGAGTGATCAAGATCCTCAGAGACATCTGTTTGGAGCAGCCCACTTTTCACAAGATAACCGAGATGTGTGTGAAGATGATCCGCAGAGTGAATGATGAAGAGGGTATCAAG AAATTGGTTAATGAAACATTCCAGAAGCTCTGGTTCACACCAACTCCCAATCATGACAAAGAAACAATGACCAGGAAGATTCTCAACATCACTGATGTT GTTTCTGCATGCAAGGACACTGGTTATGACTGGTTTGAACAACTGCTTCAAAAT CTTTTGAAAACTGAGGAGGATGCCTCTTACAAACCCACCAGAAAGGCCTGTGTTCAGCTAGTTGACAATCTTGTTGAGCATATCCTCAAATATGAAGAGTCTCTTGCAG aTTGTGAGAGCAAAGAGGTGAACTCAAATCGTTTGGTGGCATGCATCACTACACTCTACTTATTCAGCAAGATCAGGGCCCAGCTGATGGTGAAACATGCCATGACCATGCAACCCTACCTAACCACCAAGTGCAAT ACTCAAAGTGATTTCATGGTAATCTGTAATGTGGCAAAGATCTTGGAACTGGTGGTGCCTCTAATGGAGCACCCAAGTGAGACCTTCCTCACCACCATAGAGGAAGACCTGATGAAGCTCATCATTAAATATGGCATGACG gtgGTGCAAAATTGTGTGAGCTGTCTGGGAGCAGTTGTCAACAAGGTCACTCACAATTACAAGTTTGTCTGGGCCTGCTTCAACCGATACTATG GTGCATTAAACAAGCTGAAGACTCAGCACCAGGAGGACTCCAACAACACGGTTGTGTTGTCGAATAAGCCAGCACTTCTGCGTTCATTGTTCACAGTTGGAGCACTTTGTCGGCACTTTGACTTTGACCGGGAGGAGTTTAAAGGCAATAATAAG GTGGTGATAAAGGATAAGGTACTAGAGCTGCTTTTGTATTTCACAAGAAATGAGGATGAAGAAGTGCAGACCAAGGCCATCATTGGTTTAG GCTTCCTCTTCATCCAGTACCCAGGACTGATGTTTGTACAGGATGTGAAGAGTTTGTATAACGGCATCCTGTCCGAGCGGAAGAGGTCAGTCAACCTGAAGATTCAGGTGCTGaagaacttgcagacataccTGCAGGAGGAGGATTCACGGATGCAGGAGGCGGACCGGGAGT GGAACAAGCTGTCAAAACAAGAGGACCTGAAAGAAATGGGGGACATCTCCTCTGGTATGAGCAGCTCCATCATGCAGCTGTATCTCAAGCAGGTACTGGAGGCCTTCTTCCACACGCAGTCCAGTGTTCGACACTTCGCTCTCAACGTCATCGCCCTGACACTCAACCAGGGTCTCATCCATCCAGTGCAG TGTGTTCCCTACCTGATTGCCATGGGAACAGACCCAGAGCCAACAATGAGAAACAAAGCAGATCAGCAGCTGGTGGAGATTGATAAGAAGTACACAGGGTTCATTCAT ATGAAAGCTGTGGCAGGTATGAAGATGTCCTATCAAGTGCAGCAAGCCATCATGACCTCTAAGTGCGCGATCATCAGAGGCTTCCGTCAGGACGAGACTCATTCCGCTCTCTGCTCACACCTCTTTACCATGGTTCGGGGCAACCGGCAGCACAGGAGAGCGTTCCTCATCTCTCTGCTCAACCTGTTTGATGACAATGCA AAAACTGATGTGAACATGCTGCTGTTCATTGCGGACAATCTGGCCTGTTTCCCATACCAGTCCCAGGAGGAGCCGCTGTTTATAATGCACCACATAGATATTATGTTATCTGTGTCTGGCAGCAATCTGCTGCAGTCCTTTAAAGAG TCACTACTAAAGGAACCAAGGCCACTGGAGAAGAGGGAAAAACCAAGGGACAAGTATAGGATGGTGGAAGCCGAGGAACCAAACAGTAGTCGGAGTAACAgcagtgatgaagatgatgaggtTGTTCGTAGGCCAAAAAAGCGGGCGATGGTTGAGGTGAATTCTGATTCAGACTCTGATGTTGAGATGGAGGATGTAGATAAGGTGATGCAACGCCTCCCAGACAACCCGGTCCCTCTACTGGACTTTGCCAATGCGTCTCAGGGCATCCTCCTGCTGCTGGTGCTCAAGCAGCATCTAAAAAACCTGTATGGCTTTTCAGACAG TAAAATCCAGAAGTATTCACCGACTGAATCAGCTAAGGTGTACGACAAAGCAGTGAACCGAAAAGCCAATGTTCACTTCAAACCACGGCAAACACTTGAATTCTTGGCTAATGACTTGTCTAATGCCAATATTTCATACGATATCAAGAGGAGGATTGTCCGACAGTACTTGGAT TTCAAGGTGCTGATGGAACACTTGGATCCtgacgaggaggacgaggaaggCGAGGCGTCAGCCAGCGCTAATGCCAGAAACAAGGCCATCAATGCTCTGCTGGGTGGCTCAAGCCCCAAAAACAACCTTGCTGACACGGAGGATGACGAGAGTGATGGAGATGAAAAGACCCCAGGG TCATCGCGCCGATCCCGGAAAGGGGGTGACCACTCAGAGGCATCAGGACACCTGAACGAATCAGTGGAAGCCATGGATGTCATTGCTATTTGCTGCCCCAAGTACAAGGACCGACCGCAGATAGCACGCGTCATCCAGAAGACTAGCAATGGATACAGCGTGCATTGGATGGCTGGCTCCTACTCAGGCACTTGGGCAGAGGCCAAGAAGCGAGATGGACGTAAACTGGTGCCTTGGGTGGACACCATCAAGGAATCGGACATCATTTACAAGAAAATTGTCTTGACAAGTTCACACAAACTGACTAACAAAACGGTACAGACTTTACGATCACTGTACGCAGCCAAGGAGGGAACTTCCAGCTAA